cacctttaggctgtccctttccagcatcttgggagtaccttttgatgggtcgTTTACCAGTGGAACTAGTTTTCACAGGGTTCCTTTGGACATGCTCAGGATTTCTTTGTTTGGGCAAAGTACAGACCttagccttcggttcaggagcattctgtttaGCAGCAGagacccctgtggatgtggtggcagctggagctatCACtactgaggcctctggagccctgcctAATGGCTTCAAAGACCCCACTCTAGGACGAGTTTTTTGAACAGGCTCAAGATTCCTCTGCCCGAGTAAAGGGCTTACCTGAACttttgcttcaggggcattctgcctagcagcagggAAAGACaatcccttacactgattgagtgttttgtgaggagaacaggagacttgagccccaggaatgttgtATATCGGATACAGACTGTCACTCTCATCTGGTGATGAAACCTGAACTATcagactaccatctcgctgtggggggatgcgaggatcacgttaaCATAACTCAACTATCTGCCGATGTACTTACAAAAATATCCATGgctgatacaccatcaatggtctctacaactatatgagatactttcatatttaccaggtaagatttcctgaatagattgaggaggacttttctccttctgaCCTGGtgtgggagctcgggaaccattatgaTTCCAATTCCTGCCTTTTGGAAGCTGGTAAGGTTCTAGAGTGATATGTgaagttccagagggattggtcaGGGGATTgcgtaggtcgtcagggagagagcttgttcgttgtaaatttgtagaaatcatacaaattaagaatcttcatttcctcaccgccccctcacccaccatggagtccaacgaggggaagctatagttgggactcaaaatctcccaacagccaatggggtagtgaggaaatatgcAGTCACTATTATAGTGCTAATGGCAGATGCGGGACCTATGCACTACCGACTGgatagtgcctgcttgaccctagccatatttggccagccgatttatatatatatatatatatatatatatatatatgaatatatatatatatatgaatatatatatatatatatatatatatatatatatatagagagagagagagagagagagagagtgtgcatacatgtgtgtgtgaaattaaatacatatatatatatacatatatataaatatatatatatatatatatacatatatatataaatatagatttacatatatatataaatatatatatatatatatatatatatatatatatatatatatatatatatagagagagagagagagagagagagagagagtgtgtgtatacatgtgtgtgtatatatatatatatatatatatatatatatatatatatatatatatgaatatatatatacttagttatatattaattttgtacacacacagatatgtaaatatatatatatatatatatatatatatatatatatatatatatatatatatatataatgtatatatttaaatatatataaatatatataaatatatatatatataaatataaatatatatatatatatatatatataaataaatatatatataaatatatatatattatatataaatatatatataatatatataaatatatatttatataaatatatatacaaatatatataaataaatatatatatatacatataaatatatatataaatatatataaatatatatatatatataaatgtagatatatatataaatatataaatatatatatatatgtatatatgtatatatatatatatatatataaatatacttagttatatattaagtatgtacacactgatgtaaatatatatatatatatatatatatatatatatatatgtatatttatatataaatatatatgtatgtgtgtgagtgtgtgtgagtgtgtgtgagtgtgtgtgtgtgtgtgtgtgtgtgtgtgtgtgtgtgtgtgtgtgtgtgtgtgtgtgtgtgtgtgtgtgtgtgtgtgtgtgtgtgtgtgtgtgtgtgtggatatatgtatatatatatatatatatatatatatatatatataaatataagtaaatatatatatatatgaatatatatagatttatgaatatataaatatataaatatgtatatatatatatatatatatatatacataaatatacttagttatatattaagtatgtacacatacagatatgtaaatatatatatatatatatatatatatatatatatatatatatatatgtgtgtgtatatatatatatgtgtgtatatatatatacatatatacatatatatatatatatatatatatatatatatatgtgtgtgtatatatatatatgtgtgtatatatatacatatatacatatatatatatatatatatatatatatatatatatatatatatatatatgtgtgtgtgtttgtgtgtgtgtgtgtatgcgtgtgtgtgtgtgagtgtgagtgtgtgtgtgtgtctgtgtctgtgtgtgtgtgtgtgtgtgtgtgtgtgtgtgtgtgtgtgtgtgtgtgtgtgtgtgtgtgtgtgtgtgtgtgtgtgtgtgtgtgtgtgtgtgtgtgtgtgtgtgtgtgtgtatgtgtgtgtgtgtgtgtgtgtgtgtgtgtgtatgtgtgtgtgtggatatatgtatgtatgtgtatatatatatatatatatatttatatatatatgtttatttatgcacatctatacttgcatatgtatgtatgaacgtgtgtATTGCCTTTCGCAATGCAGAGAAGAAAGTGATTGACCATAATAAGACAATGCAGAGAAAAACAGGTTCTTTACACGCTCGATTACTGATTTAATGATAACGTTTACCATGTATAAACAAATGTCGGTCTCTAGTTGTGGCTCTACGTGtcttcattcatttcatttttcatatgtTCACTCGAAAAGACACGCAGCATCGACATCACAGTTTCCATTACTATTTCGAAATTCGCATGCATTAGGACACGGCAGAGAGGGCAGGGTGACAATGTTTTGGAGTATTACGGGTGCCGGTGTGGGCGTTCCGGTGGGTGCTTCTGTGGGTGCTATCGTAGGCGGCTCCGCAGTCGGGGGCAAATACAGGCCGCTGACGCTGCCCGGAACAAGCACGAACTCCGACGGCGTAAACGCAGGCCCGATCCGGGTGATGACGAAGGGACGGGACGAGGGCGACGCCACCGGAGGAGACACGTCGACGCCGCCGCCCTCCGCGCGGGGCGTGAGGGCGACACGGCGCGAGTCGGCGATGGCTGATCCTCGACCCCGCTGCTCGTATTCTGAAGGAACCGAACGGATTAGCAAATGTTTTTGATCTTCGCTGAAAATGCGAAACTAAAATTAGAATAAGTAGAGTAATACAGTctgtctatgaaaaaaaaaaatatatatatatatgtatatgtacatatatatgtacacacacatatatgtgtctgtgtgtatatatatatatatatatatatatatatatatatattatatatatattatatatatgtgaatatatatattatatatatatatatatatatatgtggatatatatacatatttatatatatgtatttatatatatttatatatatatatatatatatatatatatatatatatatatatatatatatataatattcacacgtTCCTTCCTCCTGCTGCAGAGTAGGATCAGCACGTCTTACTTGTAAAGCCCGGTTTTTCGAGACATAATCAGCACCTTTGTTCTCTCTGAGTGAGCCAAGAATCACGAGAGTTTTGTAAAAAGTTTTCAACAACTTAACGTAACAGATTTACAGATGTGGAGATAAATCTAAAAATATGTGAAGAttgtagtatatttatatgtcagtCGTTATTATGAATGAGGGCTGATGTATAGATATCATCGCAATATGATTCTATATTTTACTTATGGCTCGTGCCTTCCATGAGCGATTCCTTACATTATATTCCTCCTGATATGATTTTTTCAACGTTTGCACCATACCCTTAGGACAATTTATTACAGGTTTGTTTTATTACTGCGATCATAGCTACTACTGTTTTATCAGGACTAACACtggcagcattgttattatcagtacggTTGATCTTGATACCATTatctttgttctctttgttcttcacGTCTTTTGTATCATTGTTGTCACTGTCATGGTCACCACAATCATTACTAGAATCTTGACACTGCCTCAGAACCAGTCTCTCGTATGCCATGTGCCAACGGATTTGAGTTCTCTGCCTACCTTGATTCCGGTCTTGTGTTCCGAGTGACCTCTTCACCCGCTCCGGCGACCATGACCTTGGCTCCCACGGGGTCAAAACACCATTCCCGACCTCGGAAGATAGCGCCCTAGCCTCGTTCGCCTCTTGACCAGCCTTCTCTTGGGCCAGCACTCCTTCGGGAGTCCTTCCGGAAGCGTCGTGGCTCCaggcagataaaaagaagaggaagagggcgcGAAGCTCCATGTCTGGTGCGTTCTGAAAGATAAGGACCATATAGTATCCAGTTTTCCAGCTGTTTAAGACTTGGTAATGGTTGCGAGGCTTCTTATTTGTACACGAATTTACAGACTGAGGGAGTTATTCAGACATGTTTATAGGGTTTATAGGGTTTATAGTCATGTTTATAGGGTTTAgccaacacatatatgtaccaataatttgaataaaaaaatatcactgTCGATGGAGTTGCATTCagattaataaaatatttacagAATCTACCGTAATTACAATTGGCATTACGCAAACGAACAttcgtaaaaataattaaaaaataataacttttagAAAATTCATCATCTGAATAATGTAAAGAACCTACTACAATCACAGTAACTTATTAACAAGACGATAAACTTTatcttatagttattgttattatcaagggAACCAGGCAGCTCCACTTAGATTTATCCTGTTGAACCCAAAACTGAAAATGACTTTTTCCCAAGcgtattctgacggctgttaataGTAAGGAATTATATGTtatcacaaatatttttttctggttattacaataatatcgagtaaatcaaataaataattatgtatctaccttgactaaacgtgatgacgtcattagctctgccCCATTTTTTGACTGGGTCAATCTGTACGATAATCTATGCACTTTCTTTGAAAGTTGCGTCAGTAAAATTAGCGGTAGAAAATAATCGAAAGCAAgaccaagaaaaaataatgtatttgatATTTCCAGTGAATAAGGgcaaagaggcggggcttagctcggaagttgccaacttgGATTTCATCAAGGCGAAGTGAGGTTACCTGTTTCAAGTTACCTTGGTTGTTATGATCGTCGCTATTGAGATCATCAATACCAGGAGTTTCAttgtcataatattaataataatcttcatttgatcattatcatctcaatCAGCAGCAacatcaccattgccatcaccTAAGCGTCACTATTATCACTACACATTGCAGTTATCATCGTTTTCACGCTGGTCACCTTACACACTTCCTTTTGGCAGTTTCAATCGCACTATGCATTTTATGCAACCCTTTTGCAGGTGTCTACTGAGTTGCATGCAACGCGTTGGTTATGCAAAAAAATCAGAGCCACACTCAGCAATACGCACAGGCCGTGAAGTAGCAGTTTTATGATTCCACTGCCTCCTTTTGACACTTTTCTGACCTTCAAGAAGGACTACCGTATTACTTGATTAAGAGGGAAATCTCATCTTTTCTCAGAGAAGAGTGCAAATGACAACGCCAGACTGGCGTGAGAGAGCATCCTGAAAAGCACGAGAACGCAAGAGGAAACACGGACTTACGCCTGAGACGAGGAAGGCTTCCGGGAAGGACGTTAGCCCGGCGGACGCCAGCGAGGCAACTGAGCCGCTGTCCAGCGAGGCAGCAGCCCCTGGGGCCCGATACGAGGCTGCTTTCACTTTCTAAAACCTGCTTATGTAACCACGGTACATAAAACAAAGTATTATGAAGAACCATAATGACGGATTAAGCATCTTCAGACTTATTTAGTTTATCCATATGTTTCcaggaaataaacaaatattttcgaATTAAACCATTAAtgtcattaaaataattttaattgtcattattattatgattcttattcgattattaacattattattgttattactattaatattgttattcattttattactattattatcattatgacacaGGAAAGAAATCTGCTATCTTAAATACCTTCAGCTGGATTAAGCTTGTTCCAAATTGCCACACTAGGTTTATATATGTCATGTGTATTGATGCCTCTTTGACTATGAATAGGACAGTTTCGTGACCTAGCAAGGTTAATTTGTTTGAGAAAATCAAGTAAATGAATACAGTGCAATTGCTATGATCTCTAATGATAACAAAGGTAATGAAACCGGttgttctaattatatatatatatttacaatatatatatatatatatatatatatatgcaaagaccaAAACTATTACACTGCGAAACTCCTTGGGTGCTAATAGAGACAactactttatctttttttttttcttgcattgaaATCATGAACTATATTTTTTACTGATTGTTTACATTACATACCATTCCTTAATTATGCTTTTTTTCTAAATACGCTTATACGCTTTCTCAGTTTAAATCGCACATGGTGTCGAAAATGTGACAACTGCTCTGTTGGATTTAAACACGTCTCCGAGTGATCATTTCCGGTTAGTCACTAATCATAGAAAACGGTACAGACCAGAAAGCAAGATTATCATGTACTATGTCACGGAGAGACCCGTCTAGGGAGGGATGTTcaattttttaataaatttactataatgagtgcggatgtatgtatatatatacctatatatacctatatatctatatccacccagctatctatcaatctatctatctatctatatatacactatatatatatccgtgtatgtgtatatatgcatatatatacattcacacacacacacacacacacgcacacacacaaacacacataaatatatatatatataatatatatatagatatatttataaatatatatatatataaatgtatatatataaatataaatatatatataaatatgtacatatataaatataaatatatataaatatgtatatataaatatatatatataaatatatataaatatatatatataaatatatatataaatatacacatataaatatatctatatatataaatatatctatataaatatataaataaatatatataaaaataaatatatataaaaatatatatataaatatatatatatatatatatatatatatatatatatatataaatatataatgtctgcccatagatggctctgctagagcttagccacaaaggagtcaattagtagaccttgtgaccatacgtgatttgaattggcgggaaaaacgtattttttacttgtgctatgaatagagatggtgttatttttattataacattataattattataatgttttttaacattagtaacagcaaaataagataacgtaaaatatttcgtatatcaaagaaaagggtgaacgggcgagaagggcagtactcgtaactggctcattggtgacttagtacaagtgtagccatttatgtggaaaaacaatcaaacaagtaataacagtgggcatagcacgtgtctacccgtcgtacccgtcggcaagggatatataaatatatatatatatatatatatatatatatatatatatataaatatgtatataaatataaatatatacatagatatagataaatatgtatataaatacatgtatatataaatatatatatatatcaatatatatgcatatatatatagatatgaaaggagaaaacaccctaccatgttgatactatggtataaaaacccacaatgtaaaactagatttattgaaaatgagactacagtttcggaatccacctggattccatcttcagagatggaatccaggtggattccgaaactgtagtctcattttcaataaatctagttttacattgtgggtttttataccatatatagatatatatagatatatataaacatatataaatatagatataaatatatatatataaatatatataaatataaatatatataaatataaatatataaatatatagatacaaatatatatatatggatatatatataaacaaatatatatatatatataaattttatatatagagagagagattatatatatatatttatatatatttatttatataaataaaaatatatatgtatatttatataaaaaaaaatatatatatatatttatatgtaaaaaaaaatatatatatatagatatatatatatatcaataaatttatacatatatatatatatttatatatatataaatatatatatacccttgccAACGGGTAAGGCGaatagacacgtgctatgcccactattagtacttctttgattgtttagCCACATAGATGGcaatacttgtactaagtcaccaatgagccagttacgagtactgcccgttcactttgatttacgaaatattttacgtcatattatttatttaataatattaaaaaacattataataattataatgtttataataaaaataacaccatcgatattcatagcactagtaaaacaaACGTTTTTCcggccaattcaaatcaggtagggtcacaaggtcaactaattgactcctttttggCTAAGCATTTAAGATtttcacatttcacaaaaaatacagaaaatagtcATAGCATTttcggcggcattgggatatatacatatttatataaatatatatatacatttatatttatatatatatatatataatatatatatataagatttatatatatataaaatttatttatatatgaatatgaaatttatattttttataaatatatatatatatataaatataaatatataaatatgaatatgaaaatgtatatatataaatatataaatataaatgcataaatatatataaataaatatatatatatatttatataaatatttatatttatatatacatttatatatataaataaagatatatatattaatatatatattcatgaatatatacatttatatatgtatatttatatgtatataattatatatacatatatttataaatatatatatatatatatttatatatatgtatatatatttatatatatgaatatattatatatatatacatatataaatatattacatatataaatatttatatatatatttatatttatatatatatttattcatatatgtatatatatattaatatatatatatatatatatatatatatatatatatatatatatatacatatatatatatatatatatatatatatatatatatatatatatctgtatatatatatatatatgaatatatatatatatatatatataatatatatattcatatttatacatatatatatatatatatatatagatatacatatatatatatatatataaatatatatatatattcatatatatacagatatatatatatatataaatatatatatatgtatatatataaattaatgtatatataaatatatatatatatatagatataaatatttatatataatgtatatatatatatatatatatatatatatatatatatatatacacacatatatatataaatatatatttaataaatatatatataaatatatgaatatatatataaatgtatatatatatatatatatatatatatatatatgtatatatataaatgaatattatatataaatgtatatatatatatatatatataaatatatatatatataaatatatatatataaatataatatatatatatataaatatatataaatatattaatgtataatatatatatatatatatatatatatatatatatatgtatacatatatacatatatatatatatatatatatatatatatatatatatatatatgtatgtatatatatataaatacataaatatatatatatacaaatatatacataaacatatttatatcaatataaaaatatatctatatatatatataaataaatttatatatatatacatatatgtatatttaaatatatatataaatatatatatatattcataaacatacgtatatatatatatatatatatatatatatatatatatatatatatagatatataacatacatttataaaaatatacatatattaataaatatatatatatatatatatatatatatatatatatatatatatatatatatatatatatatatatatatatatttatttatttattaatatatgtatatttttataaatgtatatatatacatatatatgtatgtatatatatatatatgaatatatatatatattatatatatatatttatttatatatatattcatatatatatatatatatataaatatatatatatatgtatatatatatacatatatatttatatgtatataaatatgaatgaatattaatatatatttatagataaatttaaaaaatatattcatatatctatatttatatatatatgtaaatatatatatatatacatttgtatatatgcatatatatatatatatatatatatatatatatatatatatacatatatacatacatttatatatatttacatatatatcttgacaaatatattaatatatatatttgtaaatatatatatatacatatatacatatatatgtgtattaatgtatacatttatatatatatatatatatatatatatatatatatatatatatatctatatatatatttacatgtatatttatatatatatatacatatatatttatatatatatatatatatatatatatatatatatatatatatataaatgtatgaatataaataaaataaataaatatatatataagaaaaaaaaaatcatatatatatatatatatatatatatatatatatgaagcgcattcatgttaacaaatgtagaaaaggtgtgaatgaaaatgtatatcttcataatacaagagatatttttgactggtttcgattctatcttagaaatcggtcaaatacatctcactcatatcttttctctctctctctctctctctctctctctctctatatatatatatatatatatatatatatatatatgtatatatacatatatatatatgtgtatatatttctaaattcatatatatatatagagataaaaaaatatatatatatatatttatatatatatacatatatatacatatatttacatatttatatatgcaaatatatatatatatatatatatctatatatatatatatatatatatatgtatatatatataaatatattcatatatgaaaatatatatatataaaaacaaatgtatatataaatatatatatatatatttatatatatatatatatatatatatatatatatatttatataagtatatatata
This genomic stretch from Penaeus chinensis breed Huanghai No. 1 chromosome 8, ASM1920278v2, whole genome shotgun sequence harbors:
- the LOC125027832 gene encoding uncharacterized protein LOC125027832, which encodes MDTQPLVNARTNRSHDMSAEPVVKVLALRIHPRNLDSGKRHQSRHELVRHATLESRLYIEVVCILRSVVSSPPNNCSSEAREYRTLGTRAAASLDSGSVASLASAGLTSFPEAFLVSGNAPDMELRALFLFFLSAWSHDASGRTPEGVLAQEKAGQEANEARALSSEVGNGVLTPWEPRSWSPERVKRSLGTQDRNQEYEQRGRGSAIADSRRVALTPRAEGGGVDVSPPVASPSSRPFVITRIGPAFTPSEFVLVPGSVSGLYLPPTAEPPTIAPTEAPTGTPTPAPVILQNIVTLPSLPCPNACEFRNSNGNCDVDAACLFE